From the Micromonospora lupini genome, one window contains:
- a CDS encoding beta-N-acetylhexosaminidase yields the protein MSSLPLSSPAPEPSTEPTATEPIPTATPADAAALPTHQPGAGDLAVLAARAAGDDLLAPAVRLDTVVPAPERVEADPSATFVLTGDTAIRVTAHPGAREVADHLAELLRPATGFPLPIADTLEVAPTGTLTLTLAATPASPAPAPPADLGAEGYRLDVTGTEVRVVASTATGLFYGVQTLRQLLPAAVESPTPVTTRWALPGGTILDRPRFPYRGAMLDVARHFFAVEDVLRVIDHLARYKLNHLHLHLTDDQGWRIAVDSWPKLATVGGASEVGGGPGGHYTKADYRRIVSHAAARHVTLVPEIDLPGHTNAALVAYPQLAPDKTAPPPYTGTEVGFSYVDPADEQTYDFIADVLGEVAALTPGPWLHIGGDEAFKVKGAVYTDFVERAQRIVAETGKAVVGWHQLAPAAHLDGRVLQWWGTDADDPTTADAVRRGARLVLSPGNHAYLDMKYAEDTPIGHDWAGLIDVRRAYDWDPGTHVAGVPTTAVLGVEAPLWTESVTSLTDVEFMLFPRLPAIAELGWSPRAAHDWAGFRERLAGHGPRWSTAGITFHRAPEIPWPATPAIPRQDRAPQHDPTTP from the coding sequence GTGTCATCCCTTCCGCTCTCCTCCCCCGCCCCCGAGCCGAGCACCGAGCCGACCGCCACCGAGCCGATCCCGACGGCCACCCCCGCCGACGCGGCCGCGCTTCCCACGCACCAGCCGGGGGCCGGCGACCTGGCCGTGCTCGCCGCGCGGGCGGCCGGCGACGACCTGCTCGCCCCAGCGGTACGCCTCGACACCGTCGTACCGGCGCCGGAGCGGGTCGAAGCGGACCCCAGCGCCACCTTCGTGCTCACCGGGGACACCGCCATCCGGGTCACCGCCCACCCGGGCGCCCGCGAGGTGGCCGACCACCTCGCCGAGCTGCTCCGGCCGGCAACCGGCTTCCCCCTGCCGATCGCCGACACCCTCGAGGTCGCGCCGACCGGCACGCTGACGCTCACCCTGGCCGCCACGCCCGCCAGCCCGGCCCCCGCACCCCCCGCCGACCTCGGCGCGGAGGGCTACCGGCTCGACGTGACAGGCACCGAGGTACGCGTCGTCGCCAGCACCGCGACAGGTCTCTTCTACGGCGTCCAGACGCTCCGGCAGCTACTCCCCGCCGCTGTGGAGAGCCCGACCCCGGTGACCACACGCTGGGCGCTGCCCGGTGGCACGATCCTCGACCGCCCCCGCTTCCCCTACCGGGGCGCGATGCTCGACGTGGCGCGGCACTTCTTCGCCGTCGAGGACGTCCTGCGGGTGATCGACCACCTCGCCCGCTACAAGCTCAACCACCTGCACCTGCACCTCACCGACGACCAGGGTTGGCGCATCGCCGTCGACTCCTGGCCGAAGCTGGCCACCGTCGGCGGGGCGAGCGAGGTCGGCGGTGGCCCCGGCGGCCACTACACCAAGGCTGACTACCGGCGGATCGTCTCCCACGCCGCCGCCCGCCACGTCACGCTGGTCCCGGAGATCGACCTTCCCGGCCACACCAACGCGGCGCTCGTCGCGTACCCCCAGCTCGCACCGGACAAGACCGCGCCGCCGCCGTACACAGGCACCGAGGTCGGCTTCAGCTACGTCGACCCGGCCGACGAGCAGACGTACGACTTCATCGCCGACGTGCTCGGCGAGGTGGCCGCCCTCACCCCCGGGCCGTGGCTGCACATCGGCGGCGACGAGGCGTTCAAGGTCAAGGGCGCGGTCTACACCGACTTCGTGGAGCGGGCGCAGCGGATCGTCGCCGAGACCGGCAAGGCAGTGGTGGGGTGGCACCAGCTCGCCCCGGCCGCACACCTCGACGGGCGCGTCCTGCAGTGGTGGGGTACCGACGCCGACGATCCCACCACTGCCGACGCGGTCCGGCGGGGCGCCCGACTGGTCCTCTCCCCCGGCAACCACGCCTACCTGGACATGAAGTACGCCGAGGACACCCCGATCGGGCACGACTGGGCCGGCCTGATCGACGTACGTCGGGCGTACGACTGGGATCCCGGCACGCACGTCGCCGGCGTGCCCACCACGGCCGTCCTCGGCGTGGAGGCCCCGCTGTGGACCGAATCGGTCACCTCGCTCACCGACGTCGAGTTCATGCTGTTTCCCCGACTGCCCGCCATCGCCGAGCTGGGCTGGTCGCCCCGGGCCGCACACGACTGGGCCGGGTTCCGGGAGCGCCTGGCCGGGCACGGCCCGCGCTGGTCCACGGCCGGCATCACCTTCCACCGCGCCCCCGAGATCCCCTGGCCGGCAACGCCCGCGATTCCCCGGCAGGACCGCGCACCCCAGCACGACCCGACAACCCCGTAG
- a CDS encoding ArsR/SmtB family transcription factor, which yields MTSATGYEGFDGASELLRALSAPIRLAIVSELAGGERCVHELVEKLGAAQPLVSQHLRVLRGAGVVRGSRRGREIAYSLVDEHVAHIVADAVSHAGEGS from the coding sequence ATGACCAGCGCAACGGGCTACGAGGGGTTCGACGGAGCCAGCGAGCTGCTCCGGGCCCTGTCGGCGCCCATCCGGCTGGCCATCGTCAGCGAGCTGGCCGGCGGCGAGCGGTGCGTGCACGAGCTGGTGGAGAAGCTGGGCGCCGCACAACCGCTGGTGTCCCAGCACCTGCGGGTGCTGCGCGGGGCGGGCGTGGTGCGCGGTTCCCGCCGGGGCCGGGAGATCGCCTACAGCCTCGTCGACGAGCACGTCGCGCACATCGTGGCGGACGCGGTCAGCCACGCCGGGGAGGGGTCATGA
- a CDS encoding metal ABC transporter ATP-binding protein, translated as MSAPVITVEHGAVGYDGRPVLRDVSLTVTAGEVVAVLGANGSGKSTLIRAILGLVPLGAGSITLFDRPLRQFRQWQRIGYVPQRLGAGGGVPATVREVVASGRLARRGVLRPPGAADRAAVDSALRAVGLADRGSDPVATLSGGQQQRTLIARALAGQPELLILDEPTAGVDAASQEAFAGALRDFVADGGTVLLVAHELGPLRPVITRAVVVHQGGICHDGAVPDPAGHHAEPDHDHVHPHGPDEPAGLWSN; from the coding sequence GTGAGCGCCCCCGTCATCACCGTCGAGCACGGCGCGGTCGGCTACGACGGCCGCCCGGTGCTCCGGGACGTCTCGCTCACCGTGACCGCCGGGGAGGTGGTCGCGGTGCTCGGGGCAAACGGCTCCGGCAAGTCCACGCTGATCCGCGCGATCCTCGGCCTCGTGCCGCTCGGCGCCGGCTCGATCACCCTCTTCGACAGGCCGTTGCGCCAGTTCCGCCAGTGGCAGCGCATCGGGTACGTCCCGCAGCGTCTCGGCGCCGGCGGAGGCGTGCCCGCCACGGTCCGCGAGGTGGTGGCCTCCGGCCGGCTGGCCCGCCGGGGCGTACTCCGTCCACCAGGCGCCGCCGACCGGGCCGCAGTCGACTCGGCCCTGCGCGCGGTCGGGCTCGCCGACCGGGGCAGCGACCCGGTGGCCACCCTCTCCGGCGGTCAGCAGCAGCGCACCCTGATCGCCCGCGCGCTGGCCGGCCAGCCGGAGCTGCTGATCCTCGACGAGCCCACAGCCGGGGTCGACGCGGCCAGCCAGGAGGCGTTCGCGGGCGCGCTGCGCGACTTCGTCGCCGACGGCGGGACGGTGCTGCTGGTGGCACACGAGCTGGGCCCGCTGCGACCGGTGATCACCCGGGCGGTCGTCGTCCACCAGGGCGGCATCTGTCACGACGGCGCGGTTCCGGACCCGGCCGGCCACCACGCGGAGCCCGACCACGACCACGTGCACCCGCACGGTCCCGACGAGCCCGCCGGGCTGTGGAGCAACTGA
- a CDS encoding glycine--tRNA ligase, which translates to MPADRIDAVVSLAKRRGFVFPSSEIYGGTRSAWDYGPLGVELKENVRRQWWKTMVQQRDDVVGLDSAVILARKVWEASGHIAEFVDPLTECQFCHKRFRADHLEEAYEAKHGHAPASLAELNCPNCGNKGTFTEPKMFNGLMKTYLGPVESDEGLHYLRPETAQGIFVNYKNVETVARKKPPFGIAQTGKSFRNEITPGNFIFRTREFEQMEMEFFVEPGTDEEWHEYWLQERWNWYLDLGLSADNLRLYEHPAEKLSHYSKRTVDIEYRFQFGGTEFAELEGVANRTDFDLSTHSKHSGVDLSYFDQTKSERWMPYVIEPAAGLTRAVLAFLLEAYDEDEAPNTKGGVDKRTVMRFDPRLAPVKVAVLPLSRNEALSPKAKDLATLLRKRWVVEFDDSQAIGRRYRRQDEIGTPFCVTVDFDTLDDNAVTVRNRDTMGQERVSLDQVERYLIERLPGC; encoded by the coding sequence ATGCCAGCCGACCGTATCGACGCCGTCGTCAGCCTCGCCAAGCGCCGAGGCTTCGTCTTCCCCTCCAGCGAGATCTACGGAGGCACCCGATCGGCGTGGGACTACGGTCCGCTCGGCGTGGAGCTCAAGGAGAACGTCCGCCGGCAGTGGTGGAAGACAATGGTCCAGCAGCGCGACGACGTCGTCGGCCTCGACTCCGCGGTGATCCTGGCTCGCAAGGTGTGGGAGGCGTCCGGCCACATCGCCGAGTTCGTCGACCCGCTCACCGAGTGCCAGTTCTGCCACAAGCGGTTCCGGGCCGACCACCTGGAGGAGGCGTACGAGGCCAAGCACGGCCACGCGCCGGCCTCGCTCGCCGAGCTGAACTGCCCCAACTGCGGCAACAAGGGCACCTTCACCGAGCCGAAGATGTTCAACGGCCTGATGAAGACCTACCTCGGCCCGGTGGAGAGCGACGAGGGGCTGCACTACCTGCGCCCGGAGACCGCGCAGGGCATCTTCGTCAACTACAAGAACGTCGAGACGGTCGCCCGCAAGAAGCCGCCGTTCGGCATCGCGCAGACCGGCAAGTCGTTCCGCAACGAGATCACCCCGGGCAATTTCATCTTCCGGACCCGCGAGTTCGAGCAGATGGAGATGGAGTTCTTCGTCGAGCCGGGCACCGATGAGGAGTGGCACGAGTACTGGCTCCAGGAGCGCTGGAACTGGTATCTCGACCTCGGTCTGTCGGCGGACAATCTGCGCCTCTACGAGCACCCCGCGGAGAAGCTCTCGCACTACTCGAAGCGCACTGTCGACATCGAGTACCGCTTCCAGTTCGGCGGCACCGAGTTCGCCGAGTTGGAGGGTGTCGCCAACCGCACCGACTTCGACCTCTCCACGCACAGCAAGCACTCCGGCGTCGACCTGTCGTACTTCGACCAGACCAAGAGTGAGCGCTGGATGCCGTACGTCATCGAGCCGGCCGCCGGTCTGACCCGCGCCGTGCTCGCCTTCCTGCTGGAGGCGTACGACGAGGACGAGGCGCCCAACACCAAGGGCGGCGTGGACAAGCGCACGGTGATGCGGTTCGACCCGCGGCTGGCCCCGGTGAAGGTGGCGGTGCTGCCGCTGTCGCGCAACGAGGCGCTCTCGCCCAAGGCGAAGGACCTCGCGACGCTGCTGCGCAAGCGCTGGGTGGTGGAGTTCGACGACTCGCAGGCGATCGGCCGCCGCTACCGCCGGCAGGACGAGATCGGCACCCCGTTCTGCGTCACGGTCGATTTCGACACTCTGGACGACAACGCCGTGACGGTGCGGAACCGCGACACCATGGGCCAGGAGCGGGTCTCCCTGGACCAGGTCGAGCGTTACCTGATCGAGCGCCTTCCCGGCTGCTGA
- the dusB gene encoding tRNA dihydrouridine synthase DusB yields the protein MTDVAVATGRPLTLGGYQVWPPVVLAPMAGITNVGFRRLCREQGGGIYVCEMITTRALVERNPKTLRMIAFGDDEQPRSLQLYGTDPEVTAAAVRIVVERDLADHIDLNFGCPVPKVTRRGGGAALPWRRRLFARLVRAAVDAAAPSGVPVTVKMRKGIDDDHLTYVEAGLAAQDAGVAAVALHGRTAAQRYSGTADWDAIATLKQALDVPVLGNGDIWEADDALRMIAHTGVDGVVVGRGCLGRPWLFADLEAAFNGRPERRLPTLGEVAVTMRRHAELLVDQFVAGARNPARGERDGCTDFRKHVAWYLKGFPVGGELRRSLAMIESLAQLDDLLGKLDPAEPFPVAALGQPRGRTNSPGKVFLPDGWLASRDDDTVPEGAEMDDSGG from the coding sequence GTGACTGATGTTGCGGTGGCGACCGGACGCCCGTTGACCCTGGGCGGCTACCAGGTGTGGCCGCCGGTGGTGCTCGCGCCGATGGCCGGGATCACCAACGTCGGGTTTCGCCGGCTCTGCCGCGAGCAGGGCGGCGGCATCTACGTCTGCGAGATGATCACGACCCGGGCGCTTGTCGAGCGCAACCCGAAGACGCTGCGCATGATCGCGTTCGGTGACGACGAGCAGCCGCGCAGTCTCCAGCTCTACGGCACCGACCCGGAGGTCACCGCCGCCGCCGTGCGGATCGTCGTCGAGCGCGACCTGGCCGACCACATCGACCTCAACTTCGGCTGCCCGGTCCCCAAGGTCACCCGGCGCGGCGGCGGTGCGGCGCTCCCGTGGCGACGCCGGCTCTTCGCCCGCCTGGTGCGGGCCGCGGTGGACGCCGCCGCACCCTCCGGGGTGCCGGTCACCGTGAAGATGCGCAAGGGCATCGATGACGACCACCTGACGTACGTCGAAGCGGGGCTCGCCGCCCAGGACGCCGGCGTTGCCGCGGTGGCCCTGCACGGGCGGACGGCCGCGCAGCGCTACTCGGGCACCGCCGACTGGGACGCGATCGCCACGCTGAAGCAGGCCCTCGACGTGCCGGTGCTCGGCAACGGCGACATCTGGGAAGCCGACGACGCGCTGCGGATGATCGCCCACACCGGGGTCGACGGCGTGGTCGTCGGGCGCGGCTGCCTCGGCCGGCCGTGGCTGTTCGCCGATCTGGAGGCCGCCTTCAACGGGCGGCCCGAGCGGCGCCTGCCCACCCTCGGCGAGGTGGCGGTGACCATGCGCCGGCACGCCGAGCTGCTCGTCGACCAGTTCGTGGCCGGCGCCCGCAACCCGGCCCGCGGTGAGCGGGACGGCTGTACCGACTTCCGCAAGCACGTCGCCTGGTACCTGAAGGGCTTCCCGGTCGGTGGCGAACTGCGTCGCTCGCTGGCGATGATCGAGAGCCTGGCCCAGCTCGACGACCTGCTCGGCAAGCTCGACCCGGCGGAGCCTTTCCCGGTGGCCGCCCTGGGTCAGCCGCGCGGGCGTACCAACTCGCCGGGCAAGGTCTTCCTCCCGGACGGCTGGCTGGCCAGCCGGGACGACGACACCGTCCCCGAGGGCGCCGAGATGGACGACTCCGGCGGCTGA
- a CDS encoding antibiotic biosynthesis monooxygenase family protein, producing MLVTNRFVVDVDVADGFTERAHNALTALAACPGYLRGQLVRALDDPRYWSLVTEWESVGTYRRALGAFEVKVSAVPLLAESVDEPSAYEALASAAPGGAVVVAESDRAAGPYR from the coding sequence GTGCTGGTGACCAACCGGTTCGTGGTCGACGTCGATGTCGCCGACGGCTTCACCGAACGGGCGCACAACGCCCTCACCGCGCTGGCCGCCTGCCCCGGCTACCTGCGCGGCCAACTGGTCCGAGCCCTGGACGACCCCCGGTACTGGTCACTCGTCACCGAGTGGGAGTCGGTAGGCACCTACCGGCGGGCGCTGGGCGCGTTCGAGGTAAAGGTCAGCGCGGTGCCGTTGCTCGCCGAGTCGGTCGACGAGCCGTCCGCGTACGAGGCGCTGGCCAGCGCCGCACCCGGGGGAGCCGTGGTGGTCGCCGAGAGTGATCGGGCTGCGGGTCCTTACCGCTGA
- a CDS encoding Fur family transcriptional regulator: MSESGAAVRNTRQRSAVSALLGEMEGFHSAQDLHAMLRQRGERVGLTTVYRTLQGLADAGEIDVMRPPGGEHLYRRCSEGHHHHLVCRACGRTVEVAGPAVESWADRVAAQHGYADVSHTLEIFGTCPACVH; encoded by the coding sequence ATGAGCGAGAGCGGCGCCGCAGTGCGCAACACCCGGCAGCGCTCGGCGGTGAGCGCGCTGCTGGGCGAGATGGAGGGCTTCCACAGCGCCCAGGACCTGCACGCGATGCTCCGGCAGCGCGGTGAGCGGGTCGGCCTCACGACTGTCTACCGCACCCTCCAGGGGCTTGCCGACGCGGGCGAGATCGACGTGATGCGCCCGCCGGGCGGCGAGCACCTCTACCGCCGGTGCAGCGAGGGGCACCACCACCACCTGGTCTGTCGGGCCTGCGGGCGTACGGTCGAGGTCGCCGGCCCCGCGGTGGAGAGCTGGGCAGACCGGGTCGCCGCGCAGCACGGCTACGCCGACGTCAGCCACACCCTGGAGATCTTCGGCACCTGCCCGGCCTGCGTCCACTGA
- a CDS encoding metal ABC transporter substrate-binding protein, translating into MTNRTTSRVLAAATALLALSAGAGCSTGGAAGADPQRVDVVAAFYPLQFLAERVGGDAVRVTNLAKPGAEPHDLELSPSQVGQVTEAEMIVYLKGFQPAVDEAVAQDDDDRVFDVASVQPLLDASAGGHNHQGEEEQGEEQHGHAKDPHVWLDPTRLADIGDQLAKRLGTVDPAHAADYTARATALRADLTTLDGEFTQGLATCQRREIVTSHAAFGYLADRYRLDQVGITGLTPDVEPSPQRLAQVIEKAKEHRASTIFFESLVSPKVAETIAGQVGAKTAVLDPIEGLAAGSGSDYLSVMRTNLQTLRTALSCS; encoded by the coding sequence ATGACCAACCGCACCACGTCCCGTGTCCTGGCCGCCGCGACCGCCCTGCTCGCCCTGAGCGCCGGTGCCGGCTGCTCCACCGGCGGCGCCGCCGGCGCCGACCCCCAACGGGTCGACGTGGTTGCCGCGTTCTACCCCCTCCAGTTCCTCGCCGAGCGCGTCGGCGGTGACGCGGTCCGCGTGACGAACCTGGCCAAGCCCGGCGCCGAGCCGCACGACCTGGAGCTGAGCCCGAGCCAGGTCGGTCAGGTCACCGAGGCCGAAATGATCGTCTACCTCAAGGGCTTCCAGCCTGCGGTGGACGAGGCGGTCGCGCAGGACGACGATGACCGGGTGTTCGACGTGGCAAGCGTGCAGCCGCTGTTGGACGCGAGCGCCGGTGGCCACAACCACCAGGGCGAGGAGGAGCAGGGCGAGGAGCAGCACGGGCACGCCAAGGACCCGCACGTCTGGCTCGACCCGACCCGCCTCGCCGACATCGGCGACCAGCTCGCCAAGCGTCTCGGCACTGTCGATCCGGCCCACGCCGCCGACTACACCGCCCGCGCCACGGCGCTGCGCGCCGACCTCACGACCCTCGACGGCGAGTTCACCCAGGGCCTGGCGACCTGCCAGCGGCGGGAGATCGTGACCAGCCACGCCGCGTTCGGCTACCTGGCCGACCGCTACCGGCTCGACCAGGTCGGCATCACCGGGCTGACCCCCGACGTCGAGCCCTCGCCACAGCGGCTCGCACAGGTCATCGAGAAGGCCAAGGAGCACCGGGCCAGCACGATCTTCTTCGAGTCGCTTGTCAGCCCGAAGGTCGCCGAGACCATCGCCGGTCAGGTCGGCGCGAAGACCGCGGTGCTCGACCCGATCGAAGGGCTCGCCGCGGGCAGCGGCTCGGACTACCTTTCGGTGATGCGTACCAACCTGCAGACCCTGCGGACGGCGTTGAGCTGCTCGTGA
- a CDS encoding metal ABC transporter permease, with protein MELFQYPYMQRALIGALVIGLAAPALGIYLVQRRLTLIGDGIGHVALTGVGAGLLLNRSPVLVAVIVATVGAIAIEVVRARGRTSGDLALALLFYGGIAGGVLLVGLSDATSANLNAYLFGSLLSTSTSDLITVGVLGAAILITMIVLRPALFAISHDEEYARVSGLPVRTLNLLIAVTTAVTVTIAMRAVGVLLISALMVVPVATAQQITRGFRSTMTAAMALGFFAAGSGVWVAATADTPPGASVVLLAIASFLVVAVAGAIWRAVRRRTAQAPVPVPEPHEVVLDRG; from the coding sequence ATGGAACTCTTCCAGTACCCCTACATGCAGCGCGCCCTGATCGGCGCGTTGGTGATCGGCCTGGCCGCTCCGGCGCTCGGCATCTATCTGGTGCAGCGCCGACTGACGCTCATCGGCGACGGCATCGGGCACGTGGCGTTGACAGGCGTCGGCGCCGGCCTGCTCCTCAACCGCTCGCCGGTGCTGGTGGCGGTGATCGTCGCCACGGTCGGCGCGATCGCCATCGAGGTCGTCCGCGCTCGTGGGCGGACCTCCGGCGACCTGGCCCTGGCACTGCTCTTCTACGGCGGCATCGCCGGCGGCGTCCTACTGGTCGGCCTGTCGGACGCGACGAGCGCCAACCTCAACGCCTACCTGTTCGGGTCGCTGCTCTCCACCTCGACCAGCGACCTGATCACCGTCGGAGTGCTCGGTGCGGCGATCCTGATCACCATGATCGTGCTGCGGCCGGCGCTCTTCGCGATCAGCCACGACGAGGAGTACGCACGCGTCTCCGGCCTGCCGGTGCGCACCCTCAACCTGCTGATCGCGGTCACCACCGCGGTCACTGTGACAATCGCGATGCGGGCCGTCGGGGTGCTGCTCATCAGCGCGCTGATGGTCGTTCCGGTGGCCACCGCCCAGCAGATCACCCGGGGCTTCCGCAGCACGATGACCGCCGCCATGGCGCTCGGGTTCTTCGCCGCCGGCTCCGGTGTCTGGGTGGCGGCCACCGCCGACACCCCGCCCGGCGCCTCGGTGGTGCTGCTGGCGATCGCCTCCTTCCTGGTGGTGGCCGTGGCCGGCGCGATCTGGCGGGCCGTACGCCGTCGCACCGCGCAGGCCCCCGTGCCGGTGCCGGAACCGCACGAGGTCGTACTCGACCGAGGCTGA
- a CDS encoding C39 family peptidase: protein MRTDLIRKTALTAAGLAFTGGAIAGPVTTAFAAPSTDKPTTQTQTDRKPSGERQLGVRYQAQPNFYYCGPAAARNALSVQGKDISVDDMAKEMGTTEAGTNSINDITPVLNKETGKADAYHSVEISKPDADATQTDTLRADVVKTVDNGRAVVANIAGTTTDTDGGTHSFEGGHYISVVGYRDNGTIVRIADSADPNTASYDVTIEHLADWIATRGYATS, encoded by the coding sequence ATGCGTACCGATCTGATTCGTAAGACCGCTCTGACCGCTGCTGGCCTGGCGTTCACCGGTGGCGCCATCGCCGGCCCGGTGACGACCGCGTTCGCCGCGCCGAGCACCGACAAGCCCACCACCCAGACCCAGACCGACCGTAAGCCGTCGGGTGAGCGTCAACTCGGCGTCCGCTACCAGGCGCAGCCGAACTTCTACTACTGCGGCCCCGCCGCGGCCCGTAACGCCCTGTCCGTGCAGGGCAAGGACATCAGCGTCGACGACATGGCCAAGGAGATGGGCACCACCGAGGCCGGCACCAACAGCATCAACGACATCACCCCGGTACTGAACAAGGAGACCGGCAAGGCCGACGCCTACCACTCCGTGGAGATCAGCAAGCCCGACGCCGACGCCACACAGACCGATACGCTGCGCGCCGACGTGGTCAAGACCGTCGACAACGGCCGGGCCGTGGTCGCCAACATCGCCGGCACCACCACCGACACCGACGGCGGCACCCACTCGTTCGAGGGCGGGCACTACATCAGCGTCGTGGGCTACCGCGACAACGGCACGATCGTGAGGATCGCCGACTCGGCCGACCCGAACACCGCCTCCTACGACGTCACCATCGAGCACCTCGCCGACTGGATCGCCACCCGCGGCTACGCCACCAGCTGA
- a CDS encoding acyl-CoA dehydrogenase family protein, with protein sequence MTTTQNGRPAPDGPDSESAPDTAGGAAPLPAEAGQVSEKEARQVAEAARESTWDRPSFGKELFLGRFRLDLIDPWPRSDPDDVARGEEFLGRFRAFLTSEVDGAAIERDASIPDSVFHGLADLGAFGMKIDRKYGGLGLSNLHYCRALMLAGSVSPAIGALLSAHQSIGVPQPLKMFGTAEQKQRFLPRLAAGEVSAFLLTEPDVGSDPARLATTAEPTEDGAGYRLNGVKLWATNGIVATLLVVMARVPAAEGRRGGITAFVVDGDSAGITVERRNEFVGLRGLENSLTRFHDVFVPAENVIGGEGRGLKIALTTLNTGRLSLPAMCVGAGKWSLNVARGWAADRVQWGRPVGEHEAVAQKLSFIAATTYGMETMLDLCCLLADDDRNDIRIEAALVKLYASEMAWKIADELIQIRGGRGYETADSLAARGERPANVEQVLRDLRINRIFEGSTEIMHLLIAREAVDAHLSVAGDIIDPDAGLGRKARAGARAGAFYARWLPTLAVGRGQSPSAYAEFGPLAAHLRQVERSSRKLARSTFYAMSRWQGKMERKQAFLGRVVDIGAELFAMSAVCVRASAERDTRPENVELADLFCRQARVRVDALFAALWDNTDSVDTAAAKRILAGRYAGLEEGVITPSDELPWVARWSPGPSTAEDVRRRIPPKP encoded by the coding sequence GTGACCACGACGCAGAACGGCCGACCGGCACCGGACGGCCCCGACTCCGAATCCGCACCCGACACCGCAGGCGGCGCGGCCCCGTTGCCCGCCGAGGCCGGGCAGGTCTCCGAGAAGGAGGCCCGGCAGGTCGCCGAGGCCGCCCGGGAGTCCACCTGGGACCGACCCAGTTTCGGCAAGGAGTTGTTCCTCGGGCGGTTCCGGCTCGACCTCATCGACCCGTGGCCGCGCTCCGACCCCGACGACGTGGCGCGGGGCGAGGAGTTCCTCGGCCGGTTCCGCGCGTTCCTCACCTCCGAGGTGGACGGCGCCGCCATCGAGCGGGACGCCTCCATTCCGGACTCGGTGTTCCACGGCCTGGCCGACCTCGGCGCGTTCGGCATGAAGATCGACCGGAAGTACGGCGGCCTCGGGCTGAGCAACCTGCACTACTGCCGGGCGCTGATGCTGGCCGGCTCGGTCAGCCCGGCGATCGGCGCGTTGCTCTCGGCCCACCAGTCGATCGGGGTGCCACAGCCGCTGAAGATGTTCGGCACCGCCGAGCAGAAACAGCGCTTCCTGCCCCGGCTCGCCGCGGGCGAGGTCTCGGCGTTCCTGCTCACCGAGCCGGACGTGGGCTCCGACCCGGCCCGGCTCGCCACCACCGCCGAGCCGACCGAGGACGGCGCCGGCTACCGGCTCAACGGGGTGAAGCTCTGGGCCACCAACGGCATCGTCGCCACCCTGCTGGTGGTGATGGCCCGGGTGCCGGCCGCCGAGGGCCGGCGTGGAGGGATCACCGCGTTCGTGGTGGACGGCGACAGCGCGGGCATCACTGTGGAACGGCGCAACGAGTTCGTCGGCCTCCGCGGCCTGGAAAACAGCCTGACCCGGTTCCACGACGTGTTCGTACCTGCGGAGAACGTCATCGGCGGCGAGGGCAGGGGTCTCAAGATCGCCCTGACCACGTTGAACACCGGTCGGCTCTCGCTGCCGGCCATGTGCGTGGGCGCCGGCAAGTGGTCGTTGAACGTGGCCCGGGGGTGGGCCGCCGACCGGGTCCAGTGGGGCCGGCCGGTGGGCGAGCACGAGGCGGTCGCCCAGAAGCTCTCCTTCATCGCCGCCACCACGTACGGCATGGAGACCATGCTCGACCTGTGCTGCCTGCTCGCCGACGACGACCGCAACGACATCCGGATCGAGGCGGCGCTGGTCAAGCTGTACGCCAGCGAGATGGCCTGGAAAATCGCCGACGAGCTGATCCAGATCCGGGGCGGTCGCGGCTACGAGACGGCAGACTCGCTGGCCGCCCGCGGAGAACGCCCGGCCAACGTCGAGCAGGTGCTCCGCGACCTGCGGATCAACCGGATCTTCGAGGGCTCGACCGAGATCATGCATCTGCTGATCGCCCGGGAGGCGGTCGACGCCCACCTGTCGGTGGCCGGCGACATCATCGACCCGGACGCCGGGCTCGGCCGCAAGGCGCGCGCCGGAGCACGAGCGGGCGCGTTCTACGCGAGGTGGCTGCCCACCCTCGCGGTCGGCAGGGGCCAGAGCCCATCGGCGTACGCCGAGTTCGGCCCCCTGGCCGCGCACCTGCGGCAGGTGGAACGGTCGTCGCGCAAGCTGGCCCGGTCGACGTTCTACGCGATGTCCCGCTGGCAGGGAAAGATGGAGCGCAAGCAGGCGTTCCTCGGTCGTGTGGTGGACATCGGCGCGGAGCTGTTCGCGATGTCCGCCGTCTGTGTCCGGGCGTCCGCCGAGCGCGACACCCGGCCGGAGAACGTCGAGCTGGCGGACCTGTTCTGCCGGCAGGCCCGGGTCCGGGTGGACGCGCTGTTCGCCGCACTCTGGGACAACACCGACTCCGTCGACACCGCCGCCGCCAAGCGGATCCTCGCCGGGCGCTACGCGGGGCTGGAGGAGGGCGTCATCACCCCGTCAGACGAGTTGCCGTGGGTGGCCCGCTGGTCGCCCGGCCCGTCCACCGCCGAGGACGTCCGCCGCCGCATCCCGCCGAAGCCGTGA